In Salana multivorans, a single genomic region encodes these proteins:
- a CDS encoding O-methyltransferase encodes MGAADKAQSWRYVEEITPEGAPAAGARARAVELDVDSVTPATGALLATLAAAAGARHVVEIGTGAGVSGAWLLAGMPSDGILTTIDVDVEHQRSARTAFADAGVPTSRTRTIGGRALEVLPRLADGAYDLVLIDTDVADLQLLLEQGRRLLRVGGTLVVPHALWFDQVADPARRDPETTTMRELVRSLLESEEWTASLLPVGSGVVVAVKR; translated from the coding sequence ATGGGAGCCGCCGACAAGGCACAGAGCTGGCGCTACGTCGAGGAGATCACGCCCGAGGGCGCCCCGGCGGCCGGCGCGCGCGCTCGCGCCGTCGAGCTCGACGTCGACTCCGTGACGCCCGCGACGGGCGCCCTGCTCGCGACGCTCGCGGCCGCGGCCGGGGCCCGGCACGTCGTCGAGATCGGGACCGGGGCCGGCGTCTCCGGCGCCTGGCTGCTCGCCGGGATGCCGTCGGACGGGATCCTCACGACGATCGACGTCGACGTCGAGCACCAGCGCTCGGCCCGCACCGCGTTCGCCGACGCCGGCGTCCCCACCTCGCGCACCCGCACGATCGGCGGTCGGGCGCTCGAGGTCCTCCCCCGGCTCGCGGACGGCGCCTACGACCTCGTCCTGATCGACACCGACGTCGCCGACCTGCAGCTCCTGCTCGAGCAGGGGCGGCGCCTCCTGCGCGTCGGCGGGACGCTCGTCGTGCCGCACGCGCTCTGGTTCGACCAGGTCGCCGACCCGGCGCGGCGCGACCCCGAGACCACGACGATGCGGGAGCTGGTCCGCTCCCTGCTGGAGTCGGAGGAGTGGACGGCGTCCCTGCTGCCGGTGGGCAGCGGCGTCGTCGTCGCCGTCAAGCGGTAG
- a CDS encoding twin-arginine translocase TatA/TatE family subunit, with product MIGSINGWEWMILAVVVLLVVGPERLPEYARQLGRLVREVKRIATGATERVREELGPEIDDLRQYDPRQYDPRRIIRDALADDDAGPTGPPTAGGDAARPGPTAAFRPGGRPAFDDEAT from the coding sequence GTGATCGGCTCGATCAACGGGTGGGAGTGGATGATCCTCGCGGTCGTCGTGCTCCTGGTCGTCGGTCCCGAGCGGCTGCCCGAGTACGCGCGTCAGCTCGGCCGGCTCGTGCGCGAGGTCAAGCGCATCGCGACGGGCGCGACCGAGCGGGTCCGGGAGGAGCTCGGTCCCGAGATCGACGACCTGCGCCAGTACGACCCCCGGCAGTACGACCCGCGCCGCATCATCCGCGACGCGCTCGCGGACGACGACGCCGGTCCGACCGGCCCCCCGACCGCCGGTGGGGACGCCGCGCGTCCGGGACCGACCGCGGCCTTCCGGCCCGGTGGCCGGCCGGCGTTCGACGACGAGGCGACGTAG
- a CDS encoding sigma-70 family RNA polymerase sigma factor: MPEIPEDATWQPPTWDEVVREYSPQVYRLAYRLTGQAADAEDLTQEVFLRVFRSLDGYRPGTFSGWLHRITTNLFLDQVRRKQRQPAFPLGSYEADAPRANRVDEPERSFEMSNLDLDVQAALGALAPEYRAAVVLRDIEDLTYEEIADVLGVSLGTVRSRIHRGRARLREALAHRSPQAQRAAGPLGLAPLPGASS, encoded by the coding sequence GTGCCCGAGATTCCCGAGGATGCCACCTGGCAGCCGCCCACCTGGGACGAGGTCGTGCGCGAGTACTCGCCCCAGGTCTACCGGCTCGCGTACCGCCTGACCGGCCAGGCGGCCGACGCCGAGGACCTGACGCAGGAGGTGTTCCTGCGCGTGTTCCGCTCGCTCGACGGCTACCGGCCCGGCACGTTCTCCGGCTGGCTGCACCGGATCACCACGAACCTGTTCCTCGACCAGGTCCGGCGCAAGCAGCGCCAGCCGGCGTTCCCGCTCGGCTCCTACGAGGCCGACGCGCCACGCGCGAACCGGGTCGACGAGCCCGAGCGGTCGTTCGAGATGAGCAACCTCGACCTCGACGTCCAGGCCGCCCTCGGCGCGCTCGCCCCCGAGTACCGCGCGGCGGTCGTGCTCCGGGACATCGAGGACCTCACCTACGAGGAGATCGCCGACGTGCTCGGCGTCTCGCTCGGCACCGTCCGCTCGCGCATCCACCGCGGCCGCGCGCGCCTGCGCGAGGCGCTCGCGCACCGCTCGCCGCAGGCCCAGCGCGCCGCCGGGCCGCTCGGGCTCGCGCCGCTGCCGGGGGCGTCGTCGTGA
- a CDS encoding S1C family serine protease, translating to MTEPDGTERDEPGGLEAWPWPTPEELARQDVAPSGPGEPDESGAGVGTPAAPADDPTGVVTPGAPRARRRAPRRDRTARRGVGGAVVAVVGVLALLVGTLGGLLLAPWFGIEAATSSAPAPSEPPTGLGPSPSAEPSAPEPQPEPEQTELPDTPLPDTLPLAPGGPIDPGARIDVVDIAARALPSTVSIQVRQTDGSGSSGSGFVIREDGFILTNAHVVAGSDADGATLTVLYADGEQSTGTVVGITHDYDLAVVSVDRTDVPALPLADSDGVVVGQEVVAVGAPLGLQGTVTAGIVSALNRPVQAGDASSISFINAIQTDAAINPGNSGGPLLDASGAVIGINSAIAQASGGQQATGSIGLGFAIPSNQARRTAEQLIAHGYATYPVIGVLLDSSWVGVGVKVSTQPTEDGVQPLTAGGPAEQAGIRPGDVIVAIDSRPVTAPDELIVAIRAHAPGDTVVLTIRDDDVDRDVPVVLGEERSR from the coding sequence GTGACTGAGCCGGACGGGACCGAGCGGGACGAGCCGGGCGGCCTCGAGGCGTGGCCGTGGCCGACGCCGGAGGAGCTGGCCCGACAGGACGTCGCACCGTCCGGACCGGGCGAACCGGACGAGTCCGGCGCCGGGGTCGGCACGCCCGCTGCCCCGGCCGACGACCCGACCGGGGTCGTGACGCCGGGGGCGCCGCGCGCCCGCCGCCGGGCTCCGCGCCGTGACCGCACCGCCCGGCGCGGGGTCGGTGGCGCGGTCGTCGCCGTCGTCGGCGTCCTCGCCCTGCTCGTCGGCACGCTCGGCGGCCTGCTGCTCGCCCCGTGGTTCGGGATCGAGGCCGCGACCTCCAGCGCGCCGGCGCCGTCCGAGCCGCCCACCGGGCTCGGACCGAGCCCGTCCGCCGAGCCGAGCGCGCCGGAGCCGCAGCCCGAGCCGGAGCAGACCGAGCTGCCCGACACCCCCCTGCCGGACACGCTGCCGCTCGCACCCGGTGGCCCGATCGACCCGGGCGCGCGGATCGACGTCGTCGACATCGCGGCGCGCGCGCTGCCCAGCACGGTCTCGATCCAGGTTCGTCAGACCGACGGCAGCGGCTCGTCCGGTTCCGGGTTCGTCATCCGCGAGGACGGGTTCATCCTGACCAACGCGCACGTCGTCGCCGGCTCGGACGCCGACGGGGCGACCCTGACCGTCCTGTACGCGGACGGCGAGCAGAGCACCGGGACGGTCGTCGGCATCACGCACGACTACGACCTCGCCGTCGTCTCCGTCGACCGCACCGACGTGCCCGCGCTCCCGCTGGCCGACTCCGACGGCGTGGTCGTCGGCCAGGAGGTCGTGGCCGTCGGCGCGCCGCTCGGGCTCCAGGGCACCGTGACCGCCGGCATCGTGAGCGCGCTGAACCGGCCCGTCCAGGCGGGCGACGCCAGCTCGATCTCGTTCATCAACGCGATCCAGACGGACGCGGCGATCAACCCGGGCAACTCCGGCGGCCCGCTGCTCGACGCGAGCGGCGCCGTCATCGGCATCAACTCGGCGATCGCGCAGGCGAGCGGCGGGCAGCAGGCGACCGGCAGCATCGGCCTCGGGTTCGCGATCCCCAGCAACCAGGCGCGACGCACGGCCGAGCAGCTCATCGCGCACGGCTACGCCACCTACCCCGTCATCGGGGTGCTCCTCGACTCCTCCTGGGTCGGGGTCGGCGTCAAGGTGAGCACCCAGCCGACGGAGGACGGCGTCCAGCCGCTCACGGCCGGCGGTCCGGCCGAGCAGGCGGGGATCCGGCCGGGCGACGTCATCGTGGCGATCGACTCGCGGCCCGTCACCGCGCCGGACGAGCTCATCGTCGCGATCCGCGCCCACGCGCCGGGCGACACCGTGGTCCTGACGATCCGGGACGACGACGTCGACCGGGACGTGCCCGTGGTCCTCGGGGAGGAGCGCTCGCGGTGA